In Mangifera indica cultivar Alphonso chromosome 7, CATAS_Mindica_2.1, whole genome shotgun sequence, the genomic window AGCAACCATCCACCGAAGGAGACAATCTTGCTCGATGGTTGCCACTATAAACATTGGCTCATTGTTGTGGAGTTCTCTAACGATCTTAAGCCTACTGAAGATAAGATAATCAACACCTATGTCAAAACACTCGCTACTGCCCAATCCCACTCAGATCACCACGTCCACCTTTGGTTGTAACTACCAAACATAAATTCTATATaacttttgtttaaaaattgatGTTTCAACAGATGccatttttattgaattcatgtataaaaaaaaacaacataaaatgaataaaattataagtgcAAAGAAAATTAAGCCAGAGCCAAACCAGTGTCGTTTAACTTCGAAAGGAAAATAAGTTTTGGCTTCTAGTCCCAGTGATAAATCACTCCGACTATAATCAAACACCAAGAACAAAGAAGATTGAGTAAAGCAGCCAACATGGCGTTCATCATTTGTTGGCGCATAATAGCATCGGTCATTTCCTAAACATTATCTTCTCAATCTATATATCATTTCTCTTTACCTCTTCTTGGTAAGAACCTACTACTACAGCCCCAGCTCATCCAGAACTCAGTTTATAACCCAATCCGTTTCAAAACAAGTAGGTTGGGCTATTCGCCTCTCAATAACCCTTCTCCCAACTGGAGCAACCATCCACCAAAGGGGACAATCTTACTCGATGGTTGCGACTACGAGCACTGGCTCATTATTATGGAGTTCGCTAATGATCCTAAGCCTACCAAAGATGAGATGATCAACGCCTATGTCAAAACACTCTACTGCCTAAGCCCACTCAGATTACCACGTCTACCCTTGGTTGTAGCTACCAAAcacaaattttgtataatttttgtttaaaaacttatgTTTCAATAGATAtcatttttattgaattcatgtatgaaaaaaaaaatcaactattaattaataaaattataagtgcAAAGAAAATTAAGCCGGAGCCAAAACGGTGTAGTTTATCTACGAAAGTAAAATAAGTTTTGGCTCTCAGTCCCAATGATAAATTGCCCCGACTGTGATCAAACACCAAGAACAAAGAAGATCGAGTAAAGGAGCCAACATGGCATTCATCGTTTACCGACGCACAATAGCATTAGTCGTTTCCCGAATACTATCTTCCCAATACGTATGTCGTTTCTCTTTACCTCTTCTTGACAAGAACCCACTACTACAACCCCAGCTCATCCAGAACTCAGTTTGCAGCCCGATTCGTTTCAAAACAAGTGAGTGGGGTTACTCGCCTCTCAACAACCCTTCTCTTAACTGGAGCAACTGTCCATCGAATAAGGCAGTCTTGCTCGATGGTTGCGACTACGAGCACTGGCTCATTGTTATAGAGTTCTCTAACAATCCCAAGCCTATCGAAGATGAGATGATCAACGCCTATGTCAAAACACTCGCTACTTCCAAGCCTACTCGATCACCACGTCCACCCCTGGTTGCAGCTACCAaacacaaattatgtataatttgtgtttaaaaactGATGTTTCAATAGAAGccatttttattgaattcatgtatgaaataaaaaacaatagaaaatgaataaaattataagtgcAAAGAAAATTAACGGTATAGTTTAACTACAAAAGTAAAATAAGTTTTGGCTCTCAGTCCCAGCGATAAATCGCCCCGACTGTAAGCAAACACCAAAAACAGAGAAGATCGAGTAAAACAGCCAACATGGTGTTCATCGTTTGCCAGTGCACAATAGCATCGGTCATTTCACTGAACACTATCTTCTCAATTTGTATGTCGTTTCTCTTTACCTCTTCTCAACAAAAACCCACTAGTACAGCCCTAGCTCATCCAAAACTCAGTTTGTAGCCCGATCCGTTTCAAAACAAACGGGTTGGGCTACTCGCCTCTCAATGACCCCTCTCCCAACTGGAGCAACCATCCACCGAAGGAGACAATCTTGCTCGATGGTTGTGACTACGAGCACTGACTCATTGTTATGGAGTTCCCTAATGATCCCAAGCCTACCGAAGACGAGATGATCAACGCCTATGACAAAACACTCGCTACTGTTGTTGGCAGGTACTGCATTgactcatttcttttttttttttctttcaatttgtgtttttttcttttataattaagataaagttattaattttgttatgggGTTTTGTTGTAGTGAGGAGGAGGCGAAGAAGAAGATATACTCGGTGTGTACGACGACATATACTGGATTTGGTGCTCTGATCTCTAAAGAGCTCTCTTACAAAGTTAAAGGTGTATGTAATGTAGTATTAGTCATTCATGTTggtgggtttagggttttaggtttatttttaagtatttcGAATTTGGgttgtttcataatcttttgaattaaatttacaatttttgggGGGTTCAGGGTATTAGGTTTTTGTATTTCACTGTAGTTTGAATGTTTGttgaatatatttgttttttttcctctgTCGATTGATTTAATAATGTTGGGTGCCCAAAGATTTATGTTAAGGAGTTCTTGTGCATCCTATGTTAGTTTCAATATGGCTGCTTGCTGGAATTCGCTTTGATTAGTTTTATTCAGTATAAAACGCTCAGGCTTTTGTGGTTTATTAGTGTTGGTAAGCTTACTCTTTTGTGGATGCAAATTAGAGGTAACAGTTGCTGAAGAATGATCTATTGTTTATCTCAAGTTCTGGATTTTTTAATGAATCAGCTTTGATTTATTTTCACTGGGTATTCTGGATGATTTATTGAATCAACATTGATATATTTGTCACTTGATTTTCATGATTTAGGCCTAGATGTATCCTTTTTCTCAATACACACTGGCTTGATTTTTCGTTGGATTTTTGTGGTGAATAGGGCTGCCTGGTGTTCTTTGGGTTTTGCCAGATTCATACCTTGATGTCCCCAACAAAGATTATGGAGGTTGGTATTTCCTAAAGTTATGTTTATTGGATTTTAATGGAACAGGGCTACCTGGTGTTTTTGTTGAAGTTTATGGACCATGAACTTCCTTTTCAATCTTTTCTTTGTCTCGTGTCATATTGATTACTAGGTGATTTGTTTATCGATGGGAAAGTTATCCATAGGCCACAGTATAGATTCAATGAGAGGCAGCAAAATAGTAGGAACAGGCCTCGCCCGCGATATGATAGGCGCCGAGAAACAATGCAGGTTGAGAGAAGAGAACCAATGCAAAGACAGAACTGGTCTCAAAATCAGACTGCACCCATGCAGCAACCAATATCAATGAATAACCAGAATTCTGCTCAAGGTGGAGGGTCAGATTTCCAGTGAAGAAAGGATAGTTTGTCTAGAAACACGCTTCAAATTCTCAATGTAGTTGTAGAATATCGGATTAACGTTCATTGTTGCATTTCTTGTTTGGTGGATAACAACCAGGTTTTCCTGCTTTCTTTGTTTCATTGcaaatttatgcatatttttgGTCATTAGGCaatcaaaaattgaataattaagtGGTCATCGTATTCTTAAATCCTTCCAATATGTTGTTTTCTAGGAGAATGCCTGCCAAATTGAAATGtgatatatttctttatatattgatGTCTACTTCAATCATCTGCTGACAATATGTTTCTGACACTTGAAGATTTCATTTTTGTAGTTTAGCTTTTacatttgttataaaaatttgaagagaagCACTTCATGTAAGGGACAAACTCGTGAGACTGATCTTGTAAGTGTCCCTCTGGATTGTCCTGGTCCTAATTTCCCATTCCCTGATAACATCCTTGAGCATGGAGATTATGAACCACGCAACTGTGTTACTTCTGATTGACCATCAAAACTCGGATAGGATTTTCCAGCTGTTGAGTGTAAGGtcagaattattaaaattgtcaaTGATTTGTGAGCTTGTCTTGTGATACTGAAGGTCTGTGAAGAGACTGAAACTGCATTTTGAAGTTGTCCCACGTCGGAGTGAGGAGAAATACAGTATATACCATCGGATAGGATATTTACtgttaatgtattattatttgggTAAATGATTTGgtcgttaattcaaaattattcatttaaatgATAGCAAGTTAAATTGTTAGCATCTATTATTGTCCATACATTAGTATATGCAGTATTACTTGTTTTTATACTTTCTCAGGCCACCTAATTAGGAATCGAGTCAAAATAAGaatcagtttaaatttgattcaaatttaaaaaattcaatttgagttagtGATGAGATTGTTAAAAAAGTCTTTGTAAAACATCGAAGAAAAAGAGTTattaaagatgatgaaaaagagTTCTTAGATAAGAAATCAAAGAAGAATAGAAGTCACTAGAAGTGATGGATATATTAGTGACTTTTCAATGATTCATTAGATTCTAATTGActtgattcaaacttaaattgggTTATCTTGGAATGAGTTTGACTCATTGCAAGCTCTAATCCAGCTCCTCACATAGCTGCCTAAGTAAATGCATACAAACAATTATGAGTTGTGTATAAGAGACGTTtggtttagaaaatattttaggccataagactatttcccacccaaggtatgttttttttccaaatttttttcattaactttgaaaatctcatttaaccACTCATGGGTCGTTAAACTTAACTGAGTCAGTTGGTcatatcattttctcttccaaatcttaaaaactaacattttttcctcaacctaagttttcaaaaactgtattccccccctagggttttcaaaccttcagattcaatttttctggTGACGACCGACgatctccaagcacctactctccctctctGATGGCCTTTCCTTCCGATCGTATACTTCTGACACTGTATGACATCGTCGTCAAAGAAGACGACGCCTAGGAGGGGAAGATGTCGCATGATCAGAAAGAGGAGATGCCGGGGAGGAAGAGACGTCGCCTGGAGATTGTCGGTCGTTGCCAGAAAATTTAATCCGAAAGTTTGGAAAtcttagggggaaaaatgttgtttttgaaaacttgggttgaaagaaaattattagttggTAGGGTTTGagggtaaaaaagaaattaaatttaagtttatttgtaatattacagataaaataacgattttacccttgaattcGCCAATCTGACCTTTTTTTTAACAGTCTAATGATAGATAaatgggtttttcaaagttaacccGGGAGGGGGGGAAGAGTAAAAACATatcttgggtgaaaaatagtcctttaattaatattttattatcaaaattgaaaaattatttcgaAGATGgattattttaagaattattaagtataaattattattattattatatttgataaattttgataaaaatatatagttataaataattattgtatttgatttgagataataaaaaaatattaatatattttttatttaaatgtttcttatttaattattttaaaatatttttatattattttcgatgttaattaaaaatgagaaaatttggaaagaaagaaaaatgagtttattttacaaataccCTTTTAAGAGGGAAAATTTACGATCTGGTCCTACTAAAAATAGTTTTCAGGGTCTAATTCCAAATCACCTCAGATCAGAAGCTGTCCGAATTCCCACCGTCTCTCTCTGTCTTTTCTCTCCCTCCGATCTCTGTTTCTTAAGATCTCGTTTTACAAGGTATGTTCTCTGGCTAAACCCAGATCCGCAATTGCTATCACTTCTtctttaattcataaatttcgcacatttcatttcatctctttctttcattttttaataaaaaattacaaattaagcAATAAACCATGAATTCCAATTACGGAAAACCTAAAGGATCGACATCTGGTTCACTCAATAGCTTTAATTTTGACTTCGATCTGGGTATCGGGTCCGGTCGGCCCAAGTCACTTAATGACCAAAAGAGCGGAGCCACTTCGTCGTTTAAATCTTCATATTCGTCATCTACGACTACACAGACTCAGTCAAAGCCCGCGTGGCAGCCAAACAAGCCATCGTGGACTCATCAACCGGCACCGAGTCAATCCAGGTTGCAAAATGCACCCACTTCTATGGTGGGTGATATACATGGCAAAAGTTGGGCCGCTTCAGGCCCGGCTAAATCGAATTCTGGGATCGGGATTGGGATAGTTGATAAGAATCCGAATTTGTTTGGTGATCTTGTTAGCTCTGCTTTAGGTCAGGGCGAGAGTAATAGTAATGTTCCTTTGAAAAATGCAACACCAGTGGCATCGAATAAGAGTTCATATTCGATGGGTAATCTGGCTAATTCATTACCGAAAACAAGTAATGCATCGAAAAGTAGTGGAAATTGGGGATCTGGAGAGATTTTTGGGAGTTATACTGGTGGATTTAATAGTGGTGGTGGTAGTAATGTGAATCTGAATTCGAATGTGAATGTTAATACTAATGTTCTTGGGGGTCCGCCAATGAAGAGCATGACTGGAAATGGGATGCGTGCCCATAAGGACCCTTTTGGTTCTCTGTTTGATACGGGATTGAAGCAGTCAGGTGGCCTTAATTCAGCTAGTAAACAGAATACTAAGAGTAGGGCTGATGATTCTTTTGGGGAGTTCCAGAATGCATCTAAACCTAGCACAACAACATTTCCTTCTAGCGGTTTTGCTTCAagtaataatgattttatgGGATCCAATTTAGAATCTGGTTTTGGGGCATTCAAGGATCATGGTTCTCAGAATAAGTCCTCTGGTCAAAGTCAAGGTACTGGTAGTGATCCACTTGACATGTTCTTTTCCTCATCATCAGCTGCAA contains:
- the LOC123220487 gene encoding multiple organellar RNA editing factor 3, mitochondrial-like — encoded protein: MEFPNDPKPTEDEMINAYDKTLATVVGSEEEAKKKIYSVCTTTYTGFGALISKELSYKVKGLPGVLWVLPDSYLDVPNKDYGGDLFIDGKVIHRPQYRFNERQQNSRNRPRPRYDRRRETMQVERREPMQRQNWSQNQTAPMQQPISMNNQNSAQGGGSDFQ
- the LOC123219999 gene encoding stress protein DDR48-like, with translation MNSNYGKPKGSTSGSLNSFNFDFDLGIGSGRPKSLNDQKSGATSSFKSSYSSSTTTQTQSKPAWQPNKPSWTHQPAPSQSRLQNAPTSMVGDIHGKSWAASGPAKSNSGIGIGIVDKNPNLFGDLVSSALGQGESNSNVPLKNATPVASNKSSYSMGNLANSLPKTSNASKSSGNWGSGEIFGSYTGGFNSGGGSNVNLNSNVNVNTNVLGGPPMKSMTGNGMRAHKDPFGSLFDTGLKQSGGLNSASKQNTKSRADDSFGEFQNASKPSTTTFPSSGFASSNNDFMGSNLESGFGAFKDHGSQNKSSGQSQGTGSDPLDMFFSSSSAATGSAATVSSGGQQFSEDDWGLESDFGGGNDTGGSTTELEGLPPPPTGVTGPAAKNKGIDNQKAGQYADAIKWLSWAVILFEKSGDKDATKEVLSTRASCYKEVGEYKKAVADCSKVLEQDKANVSILVQRALLYESMEKYKLGAEDLRTVLKIDPTNRIARSTIHRLTKMAD